ACCCGGTCGTAGAGCACCCACAGCGCGTCCAGCGTGGACGTCGCCGCGGGTCCGTGCTTCTCGTCGCCGGTCATCAGCCCCATCAGGCGGGGCAGGTCCTGGTACTGGTGCCGGCGTTCTGCCTCGATGATCGTCATGCCGACGATCGTGCAACCTCAATCAAACTTCAGGTCAAGCACCGTCTCGAAGTCTTTTCCCGCCTGGCCCTGTCGCCCCGCGCCCCGGTCGGCCCCGTATAACGCGCCCCGGTCGGCCCCGAATAAACGGATGCGCGACCATCGCCCCGAGTGCGGTATTGTTTCCGTGCGCGTTCGGCCAGGGGAAACCCCAGGTCAGGCGGGCAACGGGACGTGGCGCAGCTTGGTAGCGCACTTGACTGGGGGTCAAGGGGTCGCAGGTTCAAATCCTGTCGTCCCGACCAGCTTCACAGCAGGTCGGAGGCCGTCTTCTCGGCGATGAGGAGACGGCCTTGTCGTATCCGCTGCTTCACGGACCTCCAGGAGCTCCCAGGTGACGGGCAGCTCGTAGATGCCGTACGCCTGTGAGTCCTCCTTGAACTTCAGCTCCGAGACGTCGACCGCGAGCCGCAGGGTCGGCACCCGACGGAACAGCGTGCTGAACACGATGTGGAGTTCGATACGGGCCAGCTGTTGCCCGATGCACTGGTGCGGGCCCCGGCTGAACGCGACATGGTGCGCCGCCCGACGGGCGAGGTCGAGCTTCTCGGGCTCGGGGAACGCCAGCGGATCCCAGTTGGCGGCCGGCAGGGCCGCGATGAAGCCCTCGCCGGCGCGGATGGTCTCGCCGTCGATCTCGATGTCCTCGACAACGGCCCGTCGTGCGAGCAGCTTGTCGATGAGGTCGTCGGTGATCTGCTGGATCGCCGGGCGGAGCTTCTCCATGCGGTGGCGGGTGAACGAGCTCGTCAGCATCCGGCGCCACCGGGAGTGTTCGGCGCCGTCGGTGGGATCTTGGGCATCAGCACCAGCATCTGCATCACCACGCCCACGGCGCTGAGTGAGCCGGCTGCCACGGAGGTGGCCAGCAGGACGGTCCACACCGGACGACGCCGTGTCATGGACGGCGGGAACAGGGGGTCGGCGACCCGGCGCTCGACGAGTACGAAGGCGGCCAGTGTGATCAGCGCCCCGGCGATGTAGGCGGCGAACTCGGCGCTGCCCCAGCCCCACTGCGATCCCTCGCCGACGGCGTAGACGATCGCCGTGATCCCTCCGCCGAGAAGGAGCCCGCCGATCCAGGCCATCCGCCCGCCCGCCTCACGGACCGGACTCTCCGGCACGAAGGCGGCCACCAGCACGAAGCTCGCGGCGGTACTGATGGCCGTGAACCACAGCACGCCGCGGAATCCGTAACCGTCCAGGAGCCAGCCGGCCAGGAACGGCCCGCCGAAGGCGACGAGGCCGACCCCGCCGGCCAGGAGCCCGCTGGCGAGTCCCACCCAGCGGCGGGGGAACACGTCCCGGGTGATCGCGTAGGCGATCGGGGCGGTGGCCGCGTAGACGCCCGCGATGCCGCGCCCGATCAGCAGCGTGCGGTAGTCGGTGGCGAAGGCGGCGACCAGGTCGCCGACGAAGCCGAGACCGGTGGCGACGAGCAGGACGCGCTTCTTGCCGAAGAGGGCCGCGGCCTTGACCGCGAAGGGCAGGAAGAAGGTCCCGGTCAGCAGGGTCATCAGGGTGAACCAGGCGATGTCCGTGATCCGGAAGTGGATCGCGATGTCGGCCTGTGCGACGCCGGACAACGCGGCGACGCGCGCGACCAGTTGGACGATCCACACGAGCGCGACGACGACGAGCACGTTGCGCGCGGTGGAGCGGGCTCTCTCGTGGGCCTGCGGGGGAGAGGTTCGGGTCTGGGACATCTGCGGCCTTCCAGGGGTGAGCGGAGATCCAGAGAGTGGCTCTGGGCCGGGCGGCGTGGGGGACGTCCAGTGCGAGAGCGGCGACCGGTAAAATAGACCTAACGGTCGGTAAAATTAATGAGCTGCGCGGAAAAGACCGCGTGGAAGAGACGTCCGGGCCCATCGAGGCAGGGGTGATCGGGCCGCCTCGACTCAGGGGCACACTCCTGTTCGGCCGGGTCGCGCAGGCGTGCGACGTGCGCCGTTGGCCGATAAAAACGCTTGGACTGCGCGGGAGCCCTCGCGGGACACTGCGATTCCTGGCCCGTCGAACTCGCACGTGGGTGTCGCCGCGGGCCCGTCGTCGTACCCCGCCCATCGGAGGACGACCCGAGCGAACGTGCTCACTCGGAACCGAAGCTCCACAACGGCCACTGAGGCAACGGAATCTCCCCGGAGAAGCACGCGGCAGGCTGCCGCACGACCACACAGGGTTGGGATGGGATCGCCTGAATCGCGCGAGGGTCCACCGAGCAAAGGCTCGGTGCTCCTCGCCCTTCGCTATTACGGACGGGAGTTGGCCCGGCTCCGACGGCTGACCGCCCCCGCGATGCTGCTGCCGGCGCTCGGCAACATCGGCATCAACTACATCGCGCCTCTGATCGTCGCGAAGCTCGTCGGTCGGATCGCCGGCGACGCCGGTATCTCCATCGGCTCGACGCTGCCGTACGTCCTCGGCTTCGCCGGCGTCCTGCTCCTCGCGGAGATGCTGTGGCGTCTCGGCCTGCACTGCCTGAACCGTCTCGACGCCCTCGGCATCGAGCAGTTGTACGTCATCGGCATGGACGAGCTGTTCGCCAAGGACGCCGCGTTCTTCCACGACAACTTCGCCGGGTCACTGACCAAGCGGGTGCTGAGCTTCGCCTCCCGCTTCGAGGAGTTCGTCGACACGATGACGTTCCAGGTCGTGGGCAGCTTCGTGCCGCTGGTGTTCGGGGCGGTGGTGCTGTGGCGCTACGAACCGCTGCTCGTCGTCGGGCTCCTGGCGATGATCGCGCTGACGGCGCTGTGCGTGTTGCCCCTCATCCGCCGCCGTCAGGCGCTCGTCGATCAGCGCGAGGAGGCGATCGCCCGGGTGTCGGGCCATGTCGCCGACAGTCTGATGAACATGGACACGGTCCGGGCGTTCGCCGCCGAGGAGCGTGAGGCCGCCGAGCACCGGTCCCGTGTCGCGGCCTCGCGGCGGCTCATGCTGAGGTCGTGGGACTACGGCAACCTGCGCATCGACACACTGGTCGCGCCGATGTCCGTGCTGACCAACGCGCTGGGCCTGCTGCTCGCGGTCGCGCTCGGCGGAGGCAGTCACGGCGTGGAGGCGGTCGTGGTCGCCTTCACGTACTACAGCAACGCGACGCGGATCATGTTCGAGTTCAACCAGATCTACCGCCGCCTGGAGAGCTCGATGACGGAGGCGGCGCAGTTCACCGAACTGCTGCTGAAGCCGCCGACCGTGCTCGACCCGAAGACGCCGGAAGCGCTGCTGTCCCGGGCCGCCGACGTCCGCTTCGAGCAGGTGACCTTCGCCCACGCGGGCGCGCAGCCGCTCTTCGAGGGACTCGACCTGGCGGTGCCCAGCGGGGCGAAGATCGGTCTTGTCGGCCGGTCCGGCGGGGGCAAGACCACGCTGGCCCGGCTGCTGCTGAGGATGACGGACATCGACTCCGGCCGCATCCTGATCGGAGGGCAGGACATCAGCAGGCTGCGCCAGGCAGACCTGCGCGGACTGATGGCCTACGTGCCGCAGGACCCGGCGATGTTCCACCGCACACTGCGGGACAACATCGCCTTCGCCCGGCCGGACGCCACCGAGGCCGAGATCCGTCGCGCGGCCGAGGCGGCGCATGTCACGGAGTTCGCCGACGCGCTGCCGGACGGCTTCGACACCATGGTGGGCGAGCGCGGGGTCAAGCTGTCCGGCGGGCAGCGCCAGCGGGTCGCGCTCGCCAGGGCGATCCTGCGCGACGCACCGATCCTGCTGCTCGACGAGGCGACCAGCGCGCTGGACTCCGAGAGCGAGATCCTCGTACAAGAAGCGCTGTGGCGGCTCATGGAGGGCCGGACGGCGCTCGTCGTGGCGCACCGACTGAGCACGGTCGCCACCATGGACCGGCTCGTCGTCCTCGACCGCGGGCGAATCATCGAGCAGGGCACGCATCAGGAACTGCTCGCGTCGGAAGGCGCCTACGCGAAGCTGTGGCAGCACCAGTCGGGCGGTTTCCTCGACGACAGTCAGGAGCCGGCCGACCTGCACTGAACGCGAACCCGGCGGGCGTCGGGTCCCCCCGCGCCCGCTCCGCGGGACCCGCTCCCCGATGTCCACTCCGGGCACCGATTGACGAAAGCCGCAGAGCCCCCTTTTCGGATGTCGTTGAGGATCTGACTACTCATCAATGTTCGCAAGTGCTCCTCATATTGACGGTCCGTCATGAGTTGGGGCGATGATACGATCGCCGCACTTGCCGAGCGGGCTATGGGCACAAAACGACTCTTCTGGCCAAACGACTCTTCTGGCCAACTGTGCGGCCCGGACGGTAAACCCTGCGCAGTGGGCTGCCGGCCCGCCGCGCTGACGGAATTCAGTAGCTGGCTGTCAGTCGCTTGAAGAGAGTCTTATGACGCAATACATGCAGGACCCGGCTCTCTGGGCTCTTATCGCTGGTACTCCGCTTGCAGCTACCGCCATTATTCGCGGAAAGCGGTCTGCGCGGAGTTTAAGGCAGGGAAATCAAGAACTCAGGGATCACTACGCTGAGCTTGAGAATCAATATTCGGCCTCGGTGAAGAAGGCTCAGGAGCAAGCCGAAGAAGCAACGAGAACCGCGCTCAAATCGGCGATGCGGACGCTTCAGGGTCTCGCCGCCGAACAGCAGTTGGCCATTTCCAAACTGCAGAGCAAGTATGGCGAGTCGGTGATTCTCCAGGACCTCCTGGAAATCGACCACATGAACTCGCAGTTCGGGCGGCGCGCCCAGTCCATCGCGGTGCTCTGCGAAGGCTGGCTGGGACGGCAGCGTGACGTCGCGTCGGTGTACGACGTGGTCCGCAGCGCGCAGGGCAGGATCCGGCACTTCCAGCGGGTCGAAATTCTTTCGCAGGTCGATTTCGCGGTCACCAACCGGGCTGTCGAACCGGTGGCGCTGGCCCTTGCCGAACTGCTCGACAACGCCACGAGCTACTCGGCACCGGAAACCAGTGTCGAGATCAATGTCCGTGCCGTACCCAAGGGCATCTGCATCGTCGTGGACGACGCCGGTGTCGGCATGAACGAGGAGGAGAAGGCCCGAGCGGCGAAACTCCTTTCGAGTGAGCGGGCCTCGGGTGTCTCCGGGCTCGGCAATCCTCCGCAGTTCGGATTCGCCGTGATCGGTGTGCTCTGTGAGCGCTACGGCTTCACGGTGTCCGTCGACTCGACCTCTCCCTACGGGGGTGTGCGAGCGGTGGTCCTGCTGCCGGACGAGCTGCTCACCAGCATGCCGCAACCAAAGGAGCGAGCACAGACTGTGAGCACTGTTCCCTCGCTGAACCCGAGCGGCCCGGAACCCGCCGCGGCCGTGTCCACGACCGCCGACGGTCTTCCCAAGCGCCGCCGCAGGCGGGCCATGGCCATCGTGCCGCCGACCGAAACCACGGGTGCCCCCATGACCACGGGCACCCCGATCCGCTCCGAAGAGGAGACCGCCTCGATCATGGGTGCCTTCCAGCGCGGCACGCAGTCCGGTCGA
This portion of the Streptomyces mirabilis genome encodes:
- a CDS encoding cytochrome P450, whose translation is MLTSSFTRHRMEKLRPAIQQITDDLIDKLLARRAVVEDIEIDGETIRAGEGFIAALPAANWDPLAFPEPEKLDLARRAAHHVAFSRGPHQCIGQQLARIELHIVFSTLFRRVPTLRLAVDVSELKFKEDSQAYGIYELPVTWELLEVREAADTTRPSPHRREDGLRPAVKLVGTTGFEPATP
- a CDS encoding MFS transporter yields the protein MSQTRTSPPQAHERARSTARNVLVVVALVWIVQLVARVAALSGVAQADIAIHFRITDIAWFTLMTLLTGTFFLPFAVKAAALFGKKRVLLVATGLGFVGDLVAAFATDYRTLLIGRGIAGVYAATAPIAYAITRDVFPRRWVGLASGLLAGGVGLVAFGGPFLAGWLLDGYGFRGVLWFTAISTAASFVLVAAFVPESPVREAGGRMAWIGGLLLGGGITAIVYAVGEGSQWGWGSAEFAAYIAGALITLAAFVLVERRVADPLFPPSMTRRRPVWTVLLATSVAAGSLSAVGVVMQMLVLMPKIPPTAPNTPGGAGC
- a CDS encoding ABC transporter ATP-binding protein — protein: MGSPESREGPPSKGSVLLALRYYGRELARLRRLTAPAMLLPALGNIGINYIAPLIVAKLVGRIAGDAGISIGSTLPYVLGFAGVLLLAEMLWRLGLHCLNRLDALGIEQLYVIGMDELFAKDAAFFHDNFAGSLTKRVLSFASRFEEFVDTMTFQVVGSFVPLVFGAVVLWRYEPLLVVGLLAMIALTALCVLPLIRRRQALVDQREEAIARVSGHVADSLMNMDTVRAFAAEEREAAEHRSRVAASRRLMLRSWDYGNLRIDTLVAPMSVLTNALGLLLAVALGGGSHGVEAVVVAFTYYSNATRIMFEFNQIYRRLESSMTEAAQFTELLLKPPTVLDPKTPEALLSRAADVRFEQVTFAHAGAQPLFEGLDLAVPSGAKIGLVGRSGGGKTTLARLLLRMTDIDSGRILIGGQDISRLRQADLRGLMAYVPQDPAMFHRTLRDNIAFARPDATEAEIRRAAEAAHVTEFADALPDGFDTMVGERGVKLSGGQRQRVALARAILRDAPILLLDEATSALDSESEILVQEALWRLMEGRTALVVAHRLSTVATMDRLVVLDRGRIIEQGTHQELLASEGAYAKLWQHQSGGFLDDSQEPADLH
- a CDS encoding sensor histidine kinase; this translates as MTQYMQDPALWALIAGTPLAATAIIRGKRSARSLRQGNQELRDHYAELENQYSASVKKAQEQAEEATRTALKSAMRTLQGLAAEQQLAISKLQSKYGESVILQDLLEIDHMNSQFGRRAQSIAVLCEGWLGRQRDVASVYDVVRSAQGRIRHFQRVEILSQVDFAVTNRAVEPVALALAELLDNATSYSAPETSVEINVRAVPKGICIVVDDAGVGMNEEEKARAAKLLSSERASGVSGLGNPPQFGFAVIGVLCERYGFTVSVDSTSPYGGVRAVVLLPDELLTSMPQPKERAQTVSTVPSLNPSGPEPAAAVSTTADGLPKRRRRRAMAIVPPTETTGAPMTTGTPIRSEEETASIMGAFQRGTQSGRAALPEPAGRTSNAHDASSEGHEVS